From the genome of Labedella gwakjiensis:
GTCCCGCCCGTCGACGGCGACCATGGGCCAGCCGCCGCGCCATCGGCCAGCCACTGCTGTACGCGATGCTGGTGTCCCTCGCCATCGTCTACATCTTCCCGTTCCTCGTGCAGCTGGCGACGTCCGTGAAGACGGACGCCGAGGCGGCCGACAGCGCGCTCTCACTCGTTCCGCAGACGTTCACGTTCGCGGCCTACGAGGCCCTGTTCGGTCGGAGCGACTACCCGATCTGGTTCGCGAACTCCGCGATCGTGACGGTGTGCGTGACGCTCGGCCGCGTGTTCTTCGCGTCGCTCGCCGGATACGCCCTGGCCCGACTCGACTTCCGCGGACGCGGCGTGATCTTCGCGCTCGTCGTGGGGGTCATGGCTGTTCCTGCCGTCGTTCTGCTCATCCCGAAGTTCCTCGTGCTCAACCAGATCGGCATGTACGACTCGTACGCCGGCATGATCCTGCCGTTGCTCGTCGACGCCGCGGGGGTGTTCATCATGAAGAACTTCTTCGAATCGATCCCCGTGTCGGTCGAGGAACAGGCCCGTATCGACGGCGCCGGGACCTTCCGGGTGTTCTGGTCGATCGTCCTCCCGATGGCGAGACCCGCGCTCATCACGATCGTGATCCTGTCGTTCCAAGGCTCGTGGAACGAGCTGAGCCACTTCATCGTCTCCACGCAATCGCCCGAGCTGACGACGCTGACGAAGGGCGTCGCGAGTCTCGCCTCCGGGCAGCTCAGTCAGGGCACGCAGTACCCGCTGAAGCTCGCAGCAGCGGCGATCATGACGATCCCCGTCGCGGTGCTCTTCTTCATCTTCCAGAAACGCATCATGAACAACACCGAAGGAGCTGTCAAAGGATGACGAACGCGGCGGACGCCACCACCGAGACCCCCCGCCAGCCCCTGCTGAACGACTCCGTCATCGCGCTCCGCGCGCCCACTCAGGTGTGGTCGGCGCGGAGCGGCGACATGGGCGACGGCGCGATCGACGGCGTCTACCACGGCGACGTACGGTTCCTGCGGCGGGCTGCGCTCACCTACGACGGACACGTTCCCGAGTGGATCTCGGTGTCGCCCGACGGCCCCTCTCGGGTGGTCTTCGGTGGGCTGCTCCGCGCGATCGACGACCGGTTCCCGGACCCGCAGGTGCGGATCCTTCGCGAGCGCATCGTCGCCGACGGCGACGTGCTCGAGACGATCTCGGTCGTGTCGGCACTCGCCGCGCCGGTGCGCACGACCGTGCGCCTGACGCTCACACCCGAGTTCGCCTCCCTCACGGATGTGAAGGCGGGCGCGCCGCGCGCCGGTGCCGTCTCGATGACCGTCGACCCCGCAGCCGATGCCGTTTGTGCATCGTCGAACGGGAAGACCCTCGACATCACCGCGCCGGGTGCGCGCGTCGACGTCGCGGGCGAGGACATCGCGCTCTCCTGGGAGGTGGAGCTCGACGCGCGCGGGCGGGTGGATCTCTCCTGGAAGCAGTCGTTGCACGACTCCGGCCTCGTGGTGCGCGGCGTGACCAGTGCGACCGGTTGGGATGCGCGCCCCGAGGGGGACGACCCTCGGCTGACGCGCTGGGTGGAGCGAGCGCTCGGCGACCTCGACGCGCTCCGACTCGCCCTCCCGGACCACCCCGACGACGAGTTCCTGGCCGCCGGAGCGCCCTGGTTCTTCACCCTGTTCGGGCGGGACTCACTGTGGGCCGCGCGCCTGCTGCTGCCCGTCGACTGGCGCATCGCGGCCTCGACGCTGCGTGTGCTGGCCCGACTCCAAGGAACGGAGGACGAGCCGAGCACGGCTCAGCAGCCGGGCAAGATCCTGCACGAGCTGCGGGGGGCGCCCGTCGATATGCCTGCGGAGGGCATCCTCCTTCCCCCCGTCTACTACGGCACCGTCGACGCGACCCCGTTGTGGGTCTGCCTCCTCTCCGAGGCGTGGGCTGCGGGGATGCCCGATGACGAGGTCCGGTCGTTGCTGCCGACGCTCCGTGCGGCGCTCGACTGGTTGCTCCACCACGGCGACAGCGACGGCGACGGCTTCATCGACTACATCGACACCACGGGTCACGGGCTCGCGAATCAGGGGTGGAAGGACTCCGGAGACTCCATCCAGTGGCGTGACGGAAGCCTCGCCGAGGGCCCCATCGCGCTGAGCGAGGTGCAGGGGTACGCGTACGAAGCCGCGTGCGCCGGCGCCGAGATCCTCGACAGGCTCGGCGAGACCGGTGGGCAGGAACTGCGTGATTGGGCGGCGTCGTTGAAGTCGAGGTTCGCCGATGCTTACTGGGTGCAGACGCCAGAAGGTCGCTACCCCGGCATCGCGCTCGACGCGAACAAGCGGCCGGTCGACACCCTGACGAGCAACATCGGTCACCTCCTGGGCACCGGCATCCTCGATGCGGACGACGAGGCGCACGTCGCCGGCCTCCTCGTCGGACCGACGATGCTGTCCGGATTCGGGCTACGGACCATGTCCACGCAGGCGGCCGGCTACTGGCCGCTGAGCTATCACGGCGGCAGCGTCTGGACCCACGACTCCGCGATCGTCGCCCGCGGCATGGCCCTGGCGGGACGGCATGAGGAAGCCCGGATGGTCGTCGACGGACTCCTCGCCGCCGCGGAGGGATTCGACTTCCGCATGCCCGAATTGCACTCGGGCGACGACTCGGGGATGACGAGCGTGCCGACGCCCTACCCGGCCGCGTGCCGCCCGCAGGCCTGGTCGGCCGCGGCCGCCATCACGGCGATGGACGTGACGCGCGCGTCGAGTCGGGACGACGTTCGTCATCGCTAGCCTCGGTTCATGAGCGATTTTCCTCACCTGCTCCACACCGTCCTGGACACTCCCGATGTGCGAGGCCTCGCGGAGTTCTATCGTCGGCTGCTCGGGTTGCGGTATCGACCGGGGGACGAACCGACGGCGGAGAGCGGCGTCGATGATGTCGACTGGCTTGTCCTGACCGATGCGCACGGCAATCGCAGACTCGCATTCCAGTTGGCGGCGGAGCTGAAGCGGACGACGTGGCCGTCGCCCGAGGTCCCGATGCAGATGCACCTCGACCTCACGGTGCCCGATTCGGAGGCTCTCGCGCGCCAGCACGCGAGAGCTCTCGAACTCGGTGCGGAGCTCCTCTTCGATCGCACCGACGACCCCGATGAGCCGCTCTACGTCTATGCGGACCCAGCGGGCCACCCGTTCTGCATCTTTGTGGCGTGATGCGGGCTCCCGCTGAGGAGAACGACCGGATCGGTCCGCGATAGTAGGGTGCGCATCACGACTCTCCGCGAGTGTTGACGGCGAAGGGGTGATCATGATCGCTGAACTGAACAGCCTGATCGAGCGGATCGAGAAGCATCTGACCGAGGACCTCGACATCGCCCGGGTGGCGGTCGAACTCGGGACGACGGAATACCACCTCCGGCGGATGTTCTCATCGCTCGCCGGGATGCCGTTGTCGGAATACGTCCGGCGTCGCCGCATGACGCTCGCCGCCGCGGACGTCCTCGGTGACGACGGTCTGCTGGCGATCGCGACGCGGTACGGCTATGGATCGACCGAGGCCTTCGGTCGGGCCTTCCGCTCCGTCCACGGTGTCGGTCACGGCGACGTTCGCCGTCATGGCGGGCCCCTTCGCACACAACCGCAGATCAGGTTCCGCCTGACCGTAGAAGGGAACACTTTCATGGACACACGCATCACGGACGGGCCGGCTTTCCGCCTCGTCGGGCACGCGGCCCGCGTGCCGCTCATCCATCACGGCGTGAATCCGCACATCCAGGCGCACATCGCCTCACTGCCCCCGGAGGAACACGCCCGACTGAAGGGGCTGAGCAACATCGAGCCCGCGGGCCTGCTGCAGGTCAGCGACTCGGTCGACGCGGATTATGCGGAGGGGAGCGAGCTGACCTACCTGCACGGCGTCGCGATCAGCGCAGGGACCCCGACGCCCGAGGACCTCGATTCGATCGAGGTGCCGGCTGGGACCTGGGCCGTCTTCCGCACCGAGGGCGAGTACCCGAGCACCCTCCAGGCGGCCTGGGCGGCGACAGCGACGGAGTGGTTCCCGTCCAACCCGTGGCGGCTTCGCCCGGGTCCATCGATCGTCGCGGTCCTCGACCGCAGCGAGGACTTCACCACCGCCACGTGTGAGCTGTGGCTCCCGGTCGAGCGCGCCTGAGCGGAGGTGGTCGACCCGAACGACAGCGTCCCCGCCCTCGACGGATCGAGTGCGGGGACGCTGTCGGTGGTGCTGCGGGTCAGTGACCCGTGGTGCCGCCGTTCACGACGATGGTCTCGCCGCTCGTGTAGCTGGACTCGTTCGACGCGAGGTACACGTACGTCGAGGCGAGCTCGGCCGGCTGGCCGGGACGGCCGAAGGGCGTGTCCTCACCGAACGACGTGAGCTTCTCCATCGGGACGCTCGACGGCTGGAGCGGTGTCCAGAACGGGCCCGGTGCGACACCGTTCACACGGATGCCGCGCTCGGCCAGCTGGCCGGCCATCGCGCGCGTCCAATTGGTGATGCCGGCCTTGCTCGTGGCGTACTCCGCGAGCGACGGCGACGGCTGGAAGCTCTGAATCGAGCCGGTCGTGATGATGCCCGAGCCGGGCTCGAGGTGCGGCGACGCCGCCTTCGTCAGCCAGAAGAGCGAGTAGACGTTCGTCTTCATGACGTGGTCGAGTACACCCGTGTCGAGGTCGTCGATGCTGTCGACCGTTGGCATGATGCCCGCGACCATGACGAGCAGATCGATGCCGCCGAGCTTCGAGACCGTGTCGGCGACGAGCTGCTGGCACACCTCTTCCTTCGCGATGTCGCCCGGGAGGAGGGCGACGGTCCGACCGGCTTCCTCGACGAGCTTCGCGGTGTCCTCGGCGTTCTCCTGCTCCTCGGGGAGGTAGCCGATAGCGACGTCAGCGCCCTCACGGGCGAACGCGATCGCCACGGCGCGGCCGATGCCGGAGTCGCCACCCGTGATGAGCGCGCGGCGACCGGCGAGGCGGCCGTGGCCCTCATAGGTCTTCTCGCCGTGGTCGGGAGCCGGGTCCATCTTGTAGAAGTCGCCGGGGACGGGCTGCTTCTGCTCGGGGAACGGCGGCTGGGGGAAGGCCTTTGTGGGGTCGGTCAGATGGGACATGGGGTTCTCCTTCGTTCGTGCAACGGGTGCCGGAGGTTTCCGGCTGCTGCATAGGTTGTGGGGATGGCTATCTCACAAGGTGACAAGGTGTCGTGGAAGACATCGCAGGGTAAGACTCACGGCAAGACGGTGCGCAAGCGCGTGAGCGAGTTCGAGTTCGACGGGCAGACGTTCAAGCCCACGGACGACGACCCGTACTGGATCGTGGAGTCGTCGAGCTCCGGGAAGCAGGCGGCTCACAAGGAGTCCTCGCTCACCGCCGAGTGACGTCCCTTCAGGCGGCACCCGGGCGGATCCGTCCGATGAGGTCGGCGGCGTCGGCCGGCGGGTTCGCGAGCACCTCGCGAGCCTCGTCGGTCCCGCCGTCGGTCCGCCAGAGGAGCACGCCCACGGGGCGTCCCTCCTCCAGGTAGTAGACGACGCCCGACTCGAGCTCCTCGGTCCAGTCCTCGATCGTCTCGAGCGAGGCGTCGAGCGTGCCGACGGCCTCCCACGAGAACTCGAAGACGTCGGAGTAGAACGACGGCGTGTGCGTGTAGGCCTCGTCGGCACCGGCGATCGACCGGCCGGCGGCGCGACCCATCTGCTCGGCGTTGTCGACGTGCTCCACGCGGGTCCGGCCGAGGATCGCGTCGGGGTATGACGCGACGTCGCCGGCCGCCCAGATGTTCTCGTCGGCGGTGCGGAGCCGCTCGTCCACGACGATGCCGTCGTCCACCGCGAGTCCCGCTGCCTCCGCGATCCCCGTGACCGGGGTCACGCCGAGTCCGGTCACGACGACGTTCGCGTCGAGAGTGGTGCCGTCGTCGAGGCGGAGCGTGACCGCGTGGTCGTCGATCGAGACGGACTCCACGCGTCGGCCCGGACGCACCGTGATGCCCGCGGCCCGGAAGCGGTCTTCGACCCGGTGGGCGAGATCCGCGGGGAACGCCGAGCCGCCGAGCGTCTCGTCGGGCGTGACGAGAGTCACCTCTGTCTCGTTCTGCACGAGCGCCGCCGCGAGTTCCTGGCCGATGTAGCCGCCGCCCACCACGACGGCGCGAACACCTGCGCCGGAGCGCTTCCGCAGCGCGTGGTAGTCGCTTGCGCTGCGGAACGCGATCACACGGTCGTCCGATTCGCCGTCGAGGGTGCGGGGTGCGCCGCCCGTGGCGAGCAGCAGCTTCTCGTACGAGATGGTGTCGCCGCCCGCCGTCGTGACGGTGCGGGCCTCGCGGTCGATCGCCGTGACCTCGGTCTCGAGCCGGATGTCGGCGCCCGTCGCCTCGGCCGTGCCGAGAGGCACCTTGTCCCAGGTGAACTCGTCGTCGGTCCAAAGCTTCTTCGACAGCGCCGGACGCGTGTACGGCTCGTCGACGTCGGCACTGAGGATGACGATCGATCCGTCTTCGTCGACCTCGCGGATGCCGCGGGCCGCCGAGTCGGCGACCATGCCGCCGCCGATGATCAGGTACTGGGGGGTGTCCATGTTCCGGTCCTCCGTGGTGGGTGGAAAGAAGGGTGGATGGGAAAGGGTGAGGCGTGTGGCCGCGGACGCGACAGCGGCCCCCCGCGCGCGTTCGCGCGTGGAGCCGCTGTCGGTGGTGTCGTGTGTCCGGACCTAGCTGGAGCGCTTGGCGGTGCGGTTCTCCGCGCCCACCATCCAGGCGTACTGCTCGAGCTTCTCGATGATCCCGTGCAGGATGTCGGCGCTCGTCGGGTCGGCCTCGTCGACGGTGTCGTGCACCTCGCGCATCGTGCCGACCGTGGCCTCGATCCGCTGCACCACGAGGTCGACGGCCTCGGTGGTGTCGATCTCGCCGTGCGGGAACTCGGGGAGAGTCGTCGTGGCCGAGACCGTGTCGCTGCGGCCGTCCGGCACCGCGTGGAGGGCGCGGAGTCGCTCGGCGACCTCGTCGCTGAATTCGCGCGCGGCGTCGATGATCTCGTCGAGCTGCAGGTGCAGGTCGCGGAAGTTCTTGCCGACGATGTTCCAGTGCGCCTGCTTGCCCTGGAGGTGCAGCTCGATGAGGTCGACGAGCACGGCCTGCATGCTGTCGGTGAGCTCCTTCGTCGCGACGAAGCCCTTCTCGGCGTTCTGGCGGCGGGTCTTCTTGGCGCCCGAGTCGGCCGGGGCGGTGGCGGTGCGGTCGAGAGTGTCCGTCATCTCTTCTTCTCCTTCTTGCCGCTCGTTGCGCGGCGTCGTCGTTGATGGATGGTGGTCTGGAAACCGGTGACGCTCACGGTGTCTTCTCGCGGCGTCTGACATCAGTCTTCTCTGGTCGAGGAGTGACCGCACGGGGTTGCGCAGTGTGATCCAGCGGACGACGAGATAAACGCTGATCTGGTGAATGCCTGATGAGGGTATGATTCCGGGGCGGCGTCCGAGTCGGCGTCGACTCGACGTTCAGGAAGGTCTCAGGCTGGCGGGTTCGGACGGCGGCGCCGACCCGGATCGCGCCGCCCCCGGCTAGGTTCACGGCTCCTGAATAATGGAGTCATGAACCACAACGCCGTGCAGCTCGTCGAAGTCCCCTTTCCGCTCATCCCCAACGAGGACTGGTCGTGGCAGCACGACGGTGCCTCGGTGACGGTGACCGCGAAACCGCACAGTGACTTCTTCATCGACCCGAGCGGCGAGGGTGGCGTGGCCGCCGAGTCGCTCATGAACGCGGTGGCCGTTCTCGGCGACCCGCCGACGGGGGATTTCACGTTCTCCGCCCGCGTCGGAGTGGACTTCCGAGACACGTTCGATGCGGGAACGCTGTTCCTCTGGGCCGACGAGACGCACTGGGCGAAGCTGTGCTTCGAGTTCTCGCCCGACCGCACGCCCATGGTCGTGTCCGTTGTGACACGCGGACTGTCGGACGACGCGAACGGCTTCGACGTCGACGGCCGTGAGGTGTGGCTGCGGGTCGCACGCCAGTCCGGGGTGTGGGCGTTCCACGCCTCGGTCGATGGCGAGCGCTGGAACTTCGTCCGCGCCTTCTCCTTCGGCCCGGTGTCGAGCGACGTGCGCGTGGGACTCGAGGTGCAGAGCCCCACGGGCGAGGGCTGCGATGTGACGTTCTCGGATGTCACCTTCCGCTCGGTCGCCCTCGCGGACCTCCGCGACGGGTCCTGACGGGAGAGTCTCGAATGTCACCGGAATCGGAGTCGACGGTTCTTGAGACGCCGCGCCTTCTACTGCGTCGGCAGGAGGTGGGTGACGCCGCCGTCTGGCGCCGGCTCTGGACGGAGCGGGACCCGCGCGTGCCGCCGCACCGCCGGATCGATCCGCAGGGGCGCCCGTCCGTCGAGGACATCGCGGCGACCATCCGCGACCACCGAGACCAGCCCGGTCCCGGCCTCCTGACCGTGGAGCGGAAGGACGAGGGCGACGTCATCGGGTACTGCGGCCTCGTCTTCACGGGGAAGGGTGAGGGTGACGAGCCCGAGCTCGTCTTCGAGCTGCTCCGGGCCGTGCACAACCGCGGCTACGCGACGGAGGCTGGTCGGGCGGTGATCGAGTGGGCCGCCGACGCCGGCCACCGTCGCTTGTGGGCGACGGTGTGGGACTGGAACGTCGCGTCGCTCCGTGCTCTCGAGAAGCTCGGCTTCCGCGACAGTGGTCGTCCGGGTACCGACGTCGAGCACGGCCGGATGATCGTCACTGTTCGCGAGAGCTGACGAGGAAGCGTCCACGGTAGCGGCTCGCCCACCAGACGAGCGTGCCGGCGAGAGTCAGCGCGGCGAGCAGCCCGGCGACGTGCACAATCAGTGACGGCACGCCGTGCTCCGGGAGGAGGAATCCGTACGGGACCCATCCGTCCGTCGCTCCGCGGATGAGGACGACCGTGATCCAGACGGCCGGGTAGGGGAGGACCAGCCAGAGGCCCGACCACCGGAGCGGCCTCCGGTCGCCGATCAGGACCCAGTCGAGCAGCACCAGAACGGGGACGACGGCGTGGAGCGTCACGCTGACCCACGGCGGGGCGGACCCGGTGCCGGGGACGAGCACGTTGTAGACCACCGCGACGATGATCAAACACGCGGTCGCAACGGCGCGGCATGCGGTGAGCAAGGCGGGCGCCGGCCTGCGCCGCACGCCGAGGATCCCGGTGAGAACGAGGACGACAGCGATCAGGAGGCTCGTCAGATTCGTGAAGTAGCCGAAGAAGTCGAACGGGTTCCGATCGCCGCCCTCGACGTACGCGAACCCCAGAACACCGAGGATCACGACCCCGAGCACGAGCCGTGCGACGGCGACGGGCCGGCCGGCGATCGGTGTCTCGTCCGCGGAAGCCATACCCGCGACAGTACCGGTCGGATTTCAGAGCGTCCGTACGAGACGTTCGAGGAAGGCTCGGCCGAAGACCGCTCCTCCACCGGCCGACTCGTGGAGCAGTGAGCTCACGGCTCGAGCGTGCGCGACCTCGATCGCGTACTCGGGATCGGATGCGGTGAGCCGACAGAACCGCCGCAGCCGGGTGCGAAGCACCTCGCCCGGATCCGGGACGGCGGAGAGATCGGAGACGCGTGTGAGGCAGACGGTGAACGCGTCCCATGCCACGGGTCCCCGCACGGCCGTCGGGTCGATCGCGAGCCATGGGCGCCGTCTGGCGGCGAGCACGTTCCCTTCGTGCAGGTCGCCGTGGATCAGGGTGGTCCCGTCATCCCGTCCGACCGCCCGGATCGTCTCCCGTGCCCGCGAGACGATGCCGTCGCTCAGCAGCCCGTGAGCGTTCGAGACCTGCTGATCGAGCTGCTGTTCCCAACCGCCTGCGGTGTCGGCGAGCGACGGAGCATCGGCGGGTGCCGGAATCGCAAGGTCGCTCGCAATACTCGCCGCCACGTCGATCCACTCGTCCGCAGTCAACGTGGCGGTGGGACCCGCCGGACCGGCTCGCTCGAGGAGCAGAGCATGTCGCTCAGTGTCCTCCGCAAAGAGGCGCACACACGCGCGGTCGGACAGGGTGCGGAGGGCCCATCCCTCCGACCGTTCTCGATTCTCCGGGAACGGTACCTTGAGCACTGCCGGGGTGCCGCGGTACCGCACGGGAAGAATCAGCCCGACCCGCCCGCTCAGCGCGTCGCCGTCGACACGCAGATCCCACCGGCGAACGAGCTCGTCGACGGTGGTCGGCAGCTCTGCGATCCACGATGCTCCGCGCGAATCCTCCCGCGCGATGATCACGTCGGCGAAGGCGTCGGGAAGGAAGGGGCGACTGATGACGGGATCCTCTCCTCAGTCAGTAGAGCATGTAGTCGTACTGCCGGGGGAGCACGGCGACCGCCACCAGGGTGAGTCCCACCACGATCACGATGCTGAGGCACACCGTCGTTCTGCCCACGACGCGCAGGCCACGTCGTGGTGGCTTCACGTGTGACAGTACGACGACGCTCACGAGGGAGACGAGCCACGCGAGAAGAAGGACACAGCCGATAACGACGACGTATTCGCTTTCGCCGGCTTCCCAGGCCAGCCCGCGCTCGAACCCCGCCCGCTGGAGATCGAGCCCGGCAAGGCTGAGGAAGGCCGCGCCGAGGGCTCCGAGGACGACGCCGATCGCGCCGACGATGATCGTGATGAACGTGCGCACCGTCAACGCTCCGGAGTCCGCTGAGGAGGCTTAGGCATCGGGCCCGCTTTCGAAGAAGACGGCCTCGAAGGCGACATCCGGGAGTTCTGCGCGCAGCCGGCTGACGAGACCGGACCCGTCGGCGATCCACCCGCGTCCGAGGGATGCGGAGGGCCAATAGTCGGACGGCGATGATGCGTCCATGTCGAAGTTGTCGGCCCACACCTTCACCCAGGTGCGGAGATCGTCCTCCAAGTCGGGAGAGAGGTTCAGGTCCGACGGGTCGGCGCCCTCGATCTGATCCGACCAGAGGGGCCACGACGTGCCCCACTCGGGGAAGACCCGGATGCGAGAGGCTCTCATTCGTTCAATCTACGTCGGACCGTCGACGGAACCAACGGCGCCCGTCCGACGGCGGAACGCGTCGAGCGGCGCGTTCGCAGTGTCGGCGCCTATCGCGTGAGCTCCTCGATCGTGATGGCCGCGTTGATCAGGGCGAGGTGGCTGAGGCCCTGGGGCAGGTTGCCCCAGAACTCGCCCGTCACCGGGTCGAGCATCTCGGAGTAGAGGCCCACGTCGTTGGACAGGGCGATCATGCGGTCCATGAGGTCGCGGGCGTCGTCGGTGCGGCCCGTGCAGGCGAGAGCGGACGCGAGCCAGAAGCCGCACGCCACGAAGGGGAACTCCTCGCTCTCCACGCCCGAGTAGCGGTACGGCGGGCCGTCGGTGCCGAGCTCCGCGATGATCGCGTCGATCGTGGACGCCATGCGCTCGCCGCGGTCGAAGCCGCTCGGTGCGTGCAGCAGAACGGACGTGTCGAGCTCGTCGCCGCCCGCGAACATCGTCCACGCCTGCTTCTCCTCCGACCAGCAGTTCTCCCACACCCACGTATGGATGCGGTCGCGCTCGGTGCGCCAGCGGTCGACGCTGCCGGTGAGCCCGGCGACCTCGGCCAGGTGCACGGCGGCGTCGAGCGCCTGCCAGCACCCCATCATGCTCGACGTGTGGCGGCGCAGATCGGGGAGCTCCCACATGCCCGAGTCGGGGCGGCGCCACAGGTCGCACGTCGTGTCGGCCGTCGCGGCGAGCAGACGTCGCGTCGGCACGTCGAGCACGTTGCCGGCGTCCACGTGGAGGCGGGCGATGTCGAGGAGGTCGCCGTAGACGCCGAGCTGCAGCTGCTCGCCCGCGGGGTTGCCCGTCACGACCGGACCGATGCCGCCCCAGCCGGGCACGTCGTGCTCCACGGGGTCTCCTGGCGGGTTGCCGTGCAGGTCGAAGAACACACGCAGCGGCGTCCCGTCGGCCTTCACCGTGCGGAGCATCCACGAGAGCGCCGCGTGGGTCTCCTCGCGCAGCCCGAAACGCACGAGCGCGTGGGTCGTGTACGCCAGGTCGCGGATCCACGCGAAGCGGTAGTCCCAGTTCTTCCCGCCCGTGCGGCTCTCGGGCAGCGACGTCGTGGCGGCGGCCGCGATCGATCCCGTCTGGCTGTGGATGAGGAGCTTGAGGGCGAGGGCGCTGCGCTGTACGGCGTCCGCCCACGGCCCGTCGTACGTGAACACCTTCGACCACTGGCGCCACTCGTCCACCGTGCGCTGCACCCGCTGCACGGCCTCCTTCGGGTCGGGCACGTGCAGGGGCTCATCATGCGTCGCGGCGATCACGAGCGCGTGGGTCGAACCCTCGCTCGTCGTGAAGGAGCCCTGCGGCATGCCGTCGCCGTCCTCGCCCACCTCGCGACCGTCGCTCGGGCGCTCGGTCTCTCCGGGGCCGTGGTCGCAGCCCGTCACCGCGATGGAGACCGAGTCGACGTGGAGGATCGCGCACTCGTCGGGTCCGGGGTCGGTCGGCCGCTCCGGGTCCTCCCCGATCGTCGGCAGGTACTCGACCCACGGGGAGACGGTGCCGAGGGCCGTCCCGGGCCGCACCACCCAGCGCATCGCCACGGTCCCCTTGACGCCTTCGATGCGGCGAGCGAGCTCCGTCCAGGGGAGCGGTCCGGCGACGCCCGTGACGAGCGCATCGGTGACGCGCACCGATCCGGTGTCCGTGGTGAATGTGGTTTGCAGAACGTTCGTGCCGTTCACGTAGCGACGCGACGACCGGAACTCGCCCTCCGGCCGCAGCTCGATCCGTCCGCCGCCCACCTCGTCGAGGAGCGCGGCGAACACGGGGACGCCGTCGAGTGCGGGCACGGCCAGCCAGTCCACGCGACCGTCCGGCCGGATGAGCGCGGCCGTCTTGCCGTCGCCGATCACGGCG
Proteins encoded in this window:
- a CDS encoding GNAT family N-acetyltransferase gives rise to the protein MSPESESTVLETPRLLLRRQEVGDAAVWRRLWTERDPRVPPHRRIDPQGRPSVEDIAATIRDHRDQPGPGLLTVERKDEGDVIGYCGLVFTGKGEGDEPELVFELLRAVHNRGYATEAGRAVIEWAADAGHRRLWATVWDWNVASLRALEKLGFRDSGRPGTDVEHGRMIVTVRES
- a CDS encoding Pr6Pr family membrane protein, translated to MASADETPIAGRPVAVARLVLGVVILGVLGFAYVEGGDRNPFDFFGYFTNLTSLLIAVVLVLTGILGVRRRPAPALLTACRAVATACLIIVAVVYNVLVPGTGSAPPWVSVTLHAVVPVLVLLDWVLIGDRRPLRWSGLWLVLPYPAVWITVVLIRGATDGWVPYGFLLPEHGVPSLIVHVAGLLAALTLAGTLVWWASRYRGRFLVSSREQ
- a CDS encoding aminoglycoside phosphotransferase family protein, coding for MIIAREDSRGASWIAELPTTVDELVRRWDLRVDGDALSGRVGLILPVRYRGTPAVLKVPFPENRERSEGWALRTLSDRACVRLFAEDTERHALLLERAGPAGPTATLTADEWIDVAASIASDLAIPAPADAPSLADTAGGWEQQLDQQVSNAHGLLSDGIVSRARETIRAVGRDDGTTLIHGDLHEGNVLAARRRPWLAIDPTAVRGPVAWDAFTVCLTRVSDLSAVPDPGEVLRTRLRRFCRLTASDPEYAIEVAHARAVSSLLHESAGGGAVFGRAFLERLVRTL
- a CDS encoding glycoside hydrolase family 15 protein; this encodes MKAVPPAPSDDYAPLRDYAVIGDGKTAALIRPDGRVDWLAVPALDGVPVFAALLDEVGGGRIELRPEGEFRSSRRYVNGTNVLQTTFTTDTGSVRVTDALVTGVAGPLPWTELARRIEGVKGTVAMRWVVRPGTALGTVSPWVEYLPTIGEDPERPTDPGPDECAILHVDSVSIAVTGCDHGPGETERPSDGREVGEDGDGMPQGSFTTSEGSTHALVIAATHDEPLHVPDPKEAVQRVQRTVDEWRQWSKVFTYDGPWADAVQRSALALKLLIHSQTGSIAAAATTSLPESRTGGKNWDYRFAWIRDLAYTTHALVRFGLREETHAALSWMLRTVKADGTPLRVFFDLHGNPPGDPVEHDVPGWGGIGPVVTGNPAGEQLQLGVYGDLLDIARLHVDAGNVLDVPTRRLLAATADTTCDLWRRPDSGMWELPDLRRHTSSMMGCWQALDAAVHLAEVAGLTGSVDRWRTERDRIHTWVWENCWSEEKQAWTMFAGGDELDTSVLLHAPSGFDRGERMASTIDAIIAELGTDGPPYRYSGVESEEFPFVACGFWLASALACTGRTDDARDLMDRMIALSNDVGLYSEMLDPVTGEFWGNLPQGLSHLALINAAITIEELTR